A window of Thunnus thynnus chromosome 17, fThuThy2.1, whole genome shotgun sequence contains these coding sequences:
- the atp5mc1 gene encoding ATP synthase F(0) complex subunit C1, mitochondrial translates to MYACAKFVTSPAVLRGGSRVLARPVSVSLFNRPEATVEQQALLPVSQSAVLTRSFQTSAVSRDIDTAAKFIGAGAATVGVAGSGAGIGTVFGSLIIGYARNPSLKQQLFSYAILGFALSEAMGLFCLMVAFLILFAM, encoded by the exons ATGTATGCCTGCGCCAAGTTTGTCACTTCTCCTGCTGTG CTGCGTGGGGGGTCCAGAGTCCTCGCCCGGCCAGTCTCAGTCTCCCTCTTCAACAGACCTGAAGCCACAgtggagcagcag GCCCTGTTGCCAGTCAGCCAGTCTGCAGTCCTGACACGCTCCTTCCAGACCAGCGCTGTCTCCCGGGACATCGACACTGCCGCCAAGTTCATTGGTGCTGGTGCTGCCACAGTGGGTGTGGCCGGCTCAGGAGCTGGAATCGGAACAGTGTTCGGCAGCCTCATCATTGGCTATGCCAG GAACCCCTCCCTGAAGCAGCAGCTCTTCTCCTACGCCATCCTGGGCTTTGCTCTGTCTGAGGCTATGGGTCTC